A stretch of the Amycolatopsis sp. BJA-103 genome encodes the following:
- the add gene encoding adenosine deaminase: MSGFLTGETLRAFVHALPKVELHVHLVGSASLPTVLELARRRPTAGVPTDAEALADFFTFRDFPHFLRNYLAVTSLVRDARDIHTLVTGLAADLAAQNARYAEVTVTPYNHLLDGMPGDDLLTGLATGRAAARADHGVELAWCFDIPGEKGVVAGRETLVFALRERPEGLVSFGLGGPEVGVGRAQFAPFFTAAREAGLHSVPHAGETTGPATVWSAVHDLGAERIGHGVGAYTDPALLEYLVVQGIPLEVCPTSNIRTGQFPSLEAHPVRRLLDHGVTVTLNTDDPPMFGATLDGEYLAVARTLGLTAAEIARFAQNAVKASFLAPAAKTVLLAEIGEILLQDLEPLA; the protein is encoded by the coding sequence ATGTCCGGATTCCTCACGGGTGAGACGCTGCGCGCGTTCGTGCACGCACTGCCCAAGGTCGAACTCCACGTCCACCTCGTCGGTTCGGCGAGCCTGCCCACGGTGCTGGAACTGGCCCGCCGCCGTCCCACCGCGGGAGTGCCGACGGACGCCGAAGCACTCGCGGACTTCTTCACCTTCCGCGATTTCCCGCATTTCCTCCGCAACTACCTGGCGGTGACGTCGCTGGTGCGCGACGCCCGCGACATCCACACGCTCGTCACCGGGCTGGCGGCCGACCTGGCCGCGCAGAACGCCCGCTACGCCGAAGTGACGGTGACGCCGTACAACCACCTTCTCGACGGGATGCCGGGCGACGATCTCCTCACCGGTCTCGCCACCGGCCGGGCGGCGGCGCGGGCGGACCACGGCGTGGAACTGGCCTGGTGCTTCGACATTCCCGGCGAGAAGGGGGTCGTCGCCGGGCGTGAAACCCTCGTGTTCGCGCTCCGCGAACGCCCCGAGGGCCTGGTGTCCTTCGGGCTCGGCGGACCCGAGGTCGGCGTCGGCCGCGCGCAGTTCGCCCCCTTCTTCACCGCGGCCAGGGAAGCGGGGCTGCACAGCGTCCCGCACGCGGGTGAGACCACCGGGCCGGCCACCGTCTGGTCGGCGGTGCACGATCTCGGCGCCGAGCGGATCGGCCACGGCGTCGGCGCGTACACCGATCCGGCACTCCTGGAATACCTTGTCGTGCAAGGAATCCCACTGGAGGTGTGCCCGACCTCGAATATCCGGACAGGACAGTTCCCGTCGCTCGAGGCGCATCCCGTGCGACGGCTGCTCGACCACGGCGTGACGGTCACGCTCAACACCGACGACCCGCCGATGTTCGGCGCCACGCTCGACGGCGAGTACCTGGCGGTCGCCCGAACACTGGGCCTGACCGCGGCCGAAATCGCCCGATTCGCGCAGAACGCCGTGAAGGCGTCTTTCCTGGCACCGGCGGCCAAAACCGTCCTGCTGGCAGAGATCGGCGAAATCTTGTTGCAGGACCTCGAACCCCTCGCATAG
- a CDS encoding ParA family protein, which produces MHTVAVLSLKGGVGKTTVALGVASAALRRGTRTLVADLDPQGNATTSLDPPLTDRTLADVLETPVRSVLERAIAPSVWSDQIDVLVGAEELEMLNEPDADIRRLENLSRALDELHTNPLREEPYELVILDCPPSLGRLTRSALVAADSALIVTEPTMYAVSGARRALEAIEKIREEQNPGLRPIGVVVNKLRVRSYEHQFRVAELRENFGPLVMPTAIPDRLAVQQAQGACSPIHEWHSPGAQEIALTFNMVLAKVLRSSRAGRHRVRGDEDAPEPETTEAPAKLSDTGTG; this is translated from the coding sequence GTGCACACGGTCGCTGTTCTCAGCCTGAAGGGTGGCGTCGGTAAAACGACGGTCGCCCTCGGTGTCGCGTCCGCCGCCCTGCGCAGGGGCACCAGGACCCTCGTGGCCGACCTCGACCCGCAAGGCAACGCCACCACCTCGCTGGACCCGCCCCTCACCGATCGCACGCTGGCGGACGTCCTGGAGACGCCGGTGCGCTCGGTGCTCGAACGCGCGATCGCGCCCAGCGTGTGGAGCGACCAGATCGACGTCCTCGTCGGCGCCGAAGAGCTCGAGATGCTCAACGAGCCCGACGCCGACATCCGCCGTCTGGAGAACCTCTCCCGCGCGCTCGACGAACTGCACACGAACCCGCTGCGCGAGGAACCCTACGAACTGGTGATCCTCGACTGCCCGCCGTCACTGGGCAGGCTGACCCGCTCGGCGCTGGTGGCCGCGGACAGCGCCCTCATCGTCACCGAGCCGACGATGTACGCCGTCTCCGGCGCCCGCCGCGCGCTCGAAGCGATCGAGAAGATCCGTGAGGAGCAGAACCCGGGACTCCGGCCGATCGGCGTCGTGGTCAACAAGCTCCGCGTGCGCTCCTACGAGCACCAGTTCCGCGTCGCCGAACTGCGGGAGAACTTCGGCCCGCTGGTGATGCCGACGGCCATCCCGGACCGGCTCGCCGTGCAGCAGGCGCAGGGCGCGTGCAGCCCGATCCACGAGTGGCACTCCCCCGGAGCCCAGGAGATCGCGCTCACCTTCAACATGGTGCTGGCGAAGGTCCTCCGTTCGAGCCGGGCGGGACGGCATCGCGTCCGCGGCGACGAGGACGCTCCGGAGCCCGAGACCACCGAAGCGCCCGCCAAGCTGAGCGACACCGGCACGGGTTAG
- a CDS encoding DUF58 domain-containing protein, with protein sequence MLRALSGLTTRGRCLLAAGVAAAVCSFVLNERDLLRVAIFVVALPLLVAFFISATRLRLGAARALRPDRVSVGSPGEVQLELWRDGRLPAGEVLLEDGVPYALGSRPRFVVERLPHDRRVALRYPLQPVLRGVQQVGPLRATITDPFGLCEFERELIGHSRLVVVPKVVGLWGLPSGAGIGAGDDGSIRLHAGQGEADVIVRQYRQGDDLRKVHWRSTARRDEIMVRVEERPWRGGTTVLLDHRAAAHHGTGPAASLEWAVSFAASVGLHLRRSGHRVRLITEHGQTLADTPGEGGEHYDNVVLDVLAALQPAHQRDITLGHDPAEGQELIAVLGTVSNESVHELSRYRPRGIRSLAVLLDTPGWSSGVNRPENRAAATEESVALLRAAGWGVVVAGPGSPMQQVWAELCQTAMRRGTLIGGGL encoded by the coding sequence ATGCTGCGTGCTCTGTCCGGCCTGACCACACGCGGCCGCTGCCTCCTCGCCGCCGGCGTCGCCGCGGCGGTGTGCTCGTTCGTGCTCAACGAACGGGACCTGCTGCGCGTCGCGATCTTCGTCGTCGCCCTGCCGTTGCTGGTCGCCTTCTTCATCTCGGCGACCCGGCTGCGGCTGGGCGCGGCGCGCGCGCTGCGCCCGGACCGGGTCTCCGTCGGCTCGCCCGGCGAGGTCCAGCTCGAACTCTGGCGTGACGGCAGGCTCCCGGCGGGTGAGGTGCTGCTCGAAGACGGCGTGCCCTACGCGCTGGGTTCGCGGCCGCGGTTCGTCGTCGAGCGGCTGCCGCACGACCGGCGGGTCGCGCTGCGGTACCCGCTGCAGCCGGTGCTGCGCGGGGTCCAGCAGGTCGGCCCGCTGCGGGCGACGATCACCGACCCGTTCGGGCTGTGCGAGTTCGAACGCGAGCTGATCGGGCATTCGCGGCTGGTCGTCGTGCCGAAGGTGGTCGGCTTGTGGGGTCTGCCCAGCGGCGCCGGGATCGGCGCCGGTGACGACGGCAGCATCCGCCTGCACGCCGGACAGGGCGAGGCGGACGTGATCGTCCGGCAGTACCGCCAGGGCGACGACCTGCGGAAGGTCCACTGGCGCTCGACCGCCCGCCGCGACGAGATCATGGTCCGCGTCGAGGAGCGGCCGTGGCGAGGCGGCACCACGGTGCTGCTGGACCACCGCGCGGCCGCGCACCACGGCACCGGTCCCGCCGCGAGCCTCGAATGGGCCGTTTCGTTCGCCGCTTCGGTCGGGCTGCACCTGCGCCGCTCCGGTCACCGCGTCCGGCTGATCACCGAACACGGCCAGACCCTGGCCGACACCCCCGGTGAGGGTGGCGAGCACTACGACAACGTCGTGCTCGACGTCCTCGCCGCGCTCCAGCCCGCGCACCAGCGCGACATCACCCTCGGCCACGATCCGGCCGAAGGACAGGAACTCATCGCCGTGCTCGGCACCGTCAGCAACGAATCCGTGCACGAGCTGTCCCGGTACCGCCCGCGCGGGATCCGGAGCCTCGCCGTGCTGCTCGACACCCCCGGCTGGTCCTCGGGCGTCAACCGGCCCGAAAACCGTGCCGCCGCCACCGAAGAGTCGGTGGCGCTGCTGCGCGCCGCGGGCTGGGGCGTCGTCGTCGCCGGCCCCGGGTCGCCCATGCAGCAGGTCTGGGCCGAACTGTGCCAGACCGCCATGCGCCGGGGCACGCTGATCGGAGGCGGCCTGTGA
- a CDS encoding DUF3040 domain-containing protein — MPLSEHEQRLLDQIERELYAEDPKFASTVRGTRLRRPARRRRLQGIALFVVGVALLVLGVVVNIRVAEIPVISVLGFLVMFFGVMLAVTSIRQGAEAEGGKDSAGQGAGGGGGGKSSPRRSSFTQRMEERFRQRFEEQ, encoded by the coding sequence ATGCCACTCTCCGAGCATGAGCAGCGGCTGCTCGATCAGATCGAGCGCGAGCTCTATGCCGAGGACCCCAAGTTCGCATCCACGGTGCGAGGCACCCGGTTGCGCCGCCCCGCCCGCCGACGGCGTTTGCAGGGCATCGCCCTGTTCGTAGTGGGCGTCGCACTTCTGGTGCTCGGCGTGGTGGTCAACATCCGGGTGGCCGAGATCCCAGTGATCAGCGTGCTCGGGTTCCTCGTGATGTTCTTCGGAGTCATGTTGGCCGTCACGTCGATTCGGCAAGGAGCCGAAGCGGAAGGCGGTAAGGACAGCGCTGGCCAGGGGGCAGGCGGAGGTGGCGGCGGTAAGTCGTCTCCGCGCCGCAGCTCCTTCACCCAGCGCATGGAAGAGCGTTTCCGCCAGCGCTTCGAGGAGCAGTAG
- a CDS encoding quinone-dependent dihydroorotate dehydrogenase, whose protein sequence is MFFDKIVRPALYRVSGGDPETVHERTIGTLAGLSRVSPALGALGRVYRTDDPVTFLGLRFPNRVGLAAGMDKNGRALHAWPALGFGFVEVGTVTRHPQPGNDRPRLFTLAGTDAVINRMGFNNEGAEALAARLAASGKPPVPLGVSIGKSKVTPLGEAVEDYRFSLRALYPYADYFAINVSSPNTPGLRALQDKSALAELLSELRTTSAELAGAAAPTPVLVKVAPDLTDDALVELLEVCLEHGVAGLIATNTTLSREGIAPAEAAVGEQAGGLSGRPLTARSVEVVRFVHDETGGELPIIGVGGIFDAGAAARMLDAGAGLVQLYTGFALHGPGLVKRVARGLAARPY, encoded by the coding sequence GTGTTCTTCGACAAGATCGTCCGCCCCGCGCTGTACCGGGTCTCCGGCGGCGACCCCGAAACCGTGCACGAACGCACCATCGGCACGCTCGCCGGGCTGAGCCGGGTCTCCCCCGCGCTCGGCGCGCTCGGCCGCGTCTACCGGACGGACGATCCGGTCACCTTCCTCGGTCTCCGCTTCCCGAACCGGGTCGGCCTCGCCGCCGGGATGGACAAGAACGGCCGCGCCCTGCACGCCTGGCCCGCGCTCGGCTTCGGCTTCGTCGAGGTCGGCACGGTCACCCGGCATCCGCAGCCGGGCAACGACAGGCCGCGGTTGTTCACCCTCGCCGGGACCGACGCGGTGATCAACCGGATGGGCTTCAACAACGAAGGCGCGGAAGCGCTCGCCGCCCGCCTCGCCGCGAGCGGGAAACCGCCGGTCCCGCTCGGCGTCAGCATCGGCAAGTCCAAGGTGACGCCGCTCGGCGAAGCCGTCGAGGACTACCGGTTCTCGCTGCGGGCGCTGTACCCGTACGCCGACTACTTCGCGATCAACGTCAGCTCGCCCAACACGCCGGGACTGCGGGCGCTGCAGGACAAGTCCGCGCTGGCCGAGCTGCTCTCCGAACTCCGCACGACCTCGGCCGAGCTCGCCGGTGCCGCCGCGCCGACGCCGGTGCTGGTCAAGGTCGCCCCCGACCTCACCGACGACGCCCTCGTGGAACTGCTGGAGGTCTGCCTCGAACACGGCGTCGCCGGGCTGATCGCGACCAACACGACGCTGTCCCGCGAAGGGATCGCGCCCGCCGAAGCCGCCGTCGGCGAGCAGGCGGGCGGGCTTTCCGGCCGCCCGCTCACCGCGCGCTCGGTCGAAGTGGTGCGGTTCGTGCACGACGAAACCGGCGGCGAGCTGCCGATCATCGGTGTCGGCGGCATCTTCGACGCCGGCGCCGCCGCGCGGATGCTCGACGCCGGCGCCGGTCTCGTCCAGCTCTACACCGGTTTCGCCTTGCACGGTCCCGGTCTGGTCAAGCGGGTCGCCCGAGGTCTCGCGGCCCGGCCGTACTGA
- a CDS encoding GNAT family N-acetyltransferase yields MLRPDFPIITQRLTLRAFTPADLDELNSFQSRADVARYLYWGPRSRAESAAALAKRVHSSSLSQEGQFLAVAVELTETGQLIGDLNLEYLSSEHRQGEVGFVFHPDHHGKGYAAEAAVELLRLGFEDLGLHRIIGRCDGRNTASATLMERLGMHKEAHLRENEIVKGEWCDELVFAMLEGDWKASR; encoded by the coding sequence ATGTTGAGGCCCGACTTCCCGATCATCACCCAGCGCCTTACCCTCCGCGCCTTCACCCCGGCGGATCTCGACGAACTCAACTCCTTCCAGTCCCGTGCCGACGTCGCCCGGTACCTCTACTGGGGTCCGCGCAGCCGGGCCGAATCCGCCGCCGCGCTCGCCAAACGGGTGCACAGCAGCAGCCTCTCGCAGGAGGGTCAGTTCCTGGCGGTGGCCGTGGAACTGACGGAGACCGGGCAGCTCATCGGCGATCTGAACCTCGAGTACCTCAGCAGCGAACACCGTCAGGGCGAGGTCGGTTTCGTGTTCCACCCCGATCACCACGGCAAGGGGTACGCCGCGGAGGCGGCCGTCGAACTGCTCCGGCTCGGCTTCGAAGACCTCGGACTGCACCGCATCATCGGCCGCTGCGATGGCCGCAACACCGCTTCCGCCACCCTGATGGAACGCCTCGGCATGCACAAAGAGGCTCATCTGCGCGAGAACGAGATCGTCAAGGGCGAGTGGTGTGACGAACTCGTCTTCGCGATGCTCGAAGGCGACTGGAAGGCGAGCCGCTAG
- a CDS encoding transglutaminase TgpA family protein: MTATAPPLPHTPKPRPEAPPPVWTSSVLAPIAAGLATLFASTSLTGVVNGWAWFGYLLVAVVLIASTGLALRSLRAPTIVVGLAQLLVLLFLITGAFTTSGILKIIPGPDALEELRGVLAAAAEQIRVGLPPIEGTPPILCLVTIAIGLVAVLVDTLAVAAAAPAATGLVLLCVYAVPAALAEEMLPWWTFLLGAAAFAALLAVDGNHRHRRWRNREAPGLGNSASTLSAPVGVVSAAIALGLVIGAAATGVGTVGSLPGGTGSGRGGAGGFGVEPFTQLRGLLDQGEKVELFKVYGMGADKRLLRAFTLDTYTPNKGWGLAQNGRAQQGVQANQPLPAVKGDDGAGPGREIRIEPTNWVDNWLPIYGVPRTLNGLADNWLYDPVGGAVFTTTKQNAPAYTETAAIREPSKDELRLDDARLAEVPPQFTLVENVDPRVVAKAKQLTENESNNFDKAQAIWSFFTAQNGFVYDTKTADATDSDALADFILNGKRGFCEQFASAMAVMLRAVGIPSRVAIGFTSGTPKGDHLSISSEDAHAWVEVYFQTKGWVSFDPTPLVDGRAVVPPYLQTDTSSSATNDTQEVPSAPASSAPATGTPRDPGADPGADGGADQQEEEPLWPAILAGLLGGLAAALSVVVIVRSRLRYRALLRSSPSPSREPDSPTAVREDSGFLDNPNVANWLPLIAIGLWVGAFAFLAAWVSWWFALILVVVLGGLGTPTTIREIKRRLRLQKIASHSPAAADAAWRELMDECADRGLPLSDGDTVRVAGRKVVEKHRLDEEGRSGLRTVIGVVEKSWYSDQPPDDQELGPAFDEVRKSLKRNAPMSWKGRLFPRSLRRGK, translated from the coding sequence GTGACCGCGACCGCGCCACCCCTGCCGCACACCCCCAAGCCGCGTCCCGAGGCGCCACCGCCGGTCTGGACGAGCAGCGTGCTCGCGCCGATCGCCGCCGGGCTCGCCACGCTCTTCGCCTCCACCTCGCTGACCGGGGTCGTCAACGGCTGGGCCTGGTTCGGCTATCTGCTGGTCGCGGTGGTCCTGATCGCCTCCACCGGGCTCGCCCTGCGCTCGCTGCGCGCGCCGACCATCGTCGTCGGCCTGGCGCAGCTGCTGGTGCTGCTGTTCCTGATCACCGGGGCGTTCACCACCAGCGGGATCCTGAAGATCATCCCCGGCCCGGACGCGCTCGAAGAACTGCGCGGCGTGCTCGCCGCGGCGGCCGAGCAGATCCGCGTCGGGCTGCCGCCGATCGAGGGCACACCGCCGATCCTCTGCCTCGTCACCATCGCGATCGGCCTGGTCGCGGTGCTGGTCGACACGCTGGCCGTGGCCGCCGCCGCGCCCGCCGCGACCGGTCTGGTGCTGCTGTGCGTGTACGCCGTGCCCGCCGCGCTGGCCGAGGAAATGCTGCCGTGGTGGACGTTCCTGCTCGGTGCCGCCGCGTTCGCCGCGTTGCTCGCCGTCGACGGCAACCACCGGCATCGCCGCTGGCGCAACCGCGAAGCGCCCGGACTGGGCAACTCGGCGAGCACGCTGTCCGCCCCCGTCGGCGTGGTGAGCGCCGCGATCGCGCTGGGCCTGGTCATCGGCGCGGCCGCCACCGGTGTCGGCACGGTCGGCAGCCTTCCCGGTGGGACCGGTTCGGGCCGCGGAGGCGCGGGCGGGTTCGGCGTCGAGCCGTTCACGCAGCTGCGCGGCCTGCTCGACCAAGGCGAGAAGGTGGAACTGTTCAAGGTCTACGGGATGGGCGCGGACAAGCGGCTGCTGCGCGCGTTCACCCTCGACACTTACACGCCGAACAAGGGCTGGGGGCTCGCGCAGAACGGCCGCGCCCAGCAGGGAGTGCAGGCCAACCAGCCGCTCCCGGCCGTCAAGGGCGACGACGGCGCCGGTCCCGGGCGCGAGATCCGGATCGAACCGACGAACTGGGTCGACAACTGGCTGCCGATCTACGGTGTGCCGCGCACGCTCAACGGGCTGGCCGACAACTGGCTGTACGACCCCGTCGGCGGCGCCGTGTTCACCACGACCAAGCAGAACGCGCCCGCCTACACCGAGACCGCGGCGATCAGGGAACCGTCGAAGGACGAACTCCGGCTCGACGACGCCCGGCTGGCCGAGGTGCCGCCGCAGTTCACCCTGGTCGAGAACGTCGACCCCCGGGTGGTCGCGAAGGCCAAGCAGCTCACGGAGAACGAGTCCAACAACTTCGACAAGGCCCAGGCGATCTGGTCGTTCTTCACCGCGCAGAACGGCTTCGTCTACGACACCAAGACCGCCGACGCCACCGACTCCGACGCGCTCGCCGACTTCATCCTCAACGGCAAACGCGGGTTCTGCGAGCAGTTCGCGTCCGCGATGGCCGTGATGCTGCGGGCGGTCGGCATCCCGTCGCGGGTCGCCATCGGCTTCACCTCCGGGACACCGAAGGGCGATCACCTCTCGATCAGCTCCGAGGACGCCCACGCGTGGGTCGAGGTCTACTTCCAGACGAAGGGCTGGGTCAGCTTCGACCCGACCCCGCTGGTCGACGGCCGCGCGGTCGTCCCGCCGTACCTGCAGACGGACACGAGCAGCTCCGCGACCAACGACACCCAGGAAGTGCCGAGCGCGCCGGCGTCGAGCGCCCCCGCGACCGGCACTCCCCGCGACCCGGGCGCGGATCCCGGCGCGGACGGCGGCGCGGACCAGCAGGAGGAAGAGCCGCTGTGGCCCGCCATCCTCGCCGGTCTTCTCGGCGGCTTGGCGGCCGCGCTGTCCGTGGTCGTGATCGTGCGGTCGCGGTTGAGATACCGGGCGCTCCTGCGCTCGTCGCCTTCGCCGTCCCGCGAACCGGACTCGCCCACCGCGGTCCGTGAAGACAGCGGGTTCCTGGACAACCCGAACGTGGCGAACTGGCTGCCACTGATCGCGATCGGGTTGTGGGTGGGGGCGTTCGCGTTCCTGGCGGCGTGGGTGTCGTGGTGGTTCGCGCTGATCCTGGTGGTCGTCCTCGGCGGGCTCGGCACGCCGACCACGATCCGGGAGATCAAGCGGCGGCTGCGACTGCAGAAGATCGCGTCCCACTCCCCCGCCGCGGCCGACGCGGCCTGGCGCGAACTGATGGACGAGTGCGCGGACCGCGGCCTGCCGCTCTCCGACGGCGACACGGTGCGCGTGGCAGGCCGGAAGGTCGTCGAGAAGCACCGCCTGGACGAAGAAGGCCGCTCCGGTCTGCGGACGGTCATCGGCGTCGTGGAGAAGTCCTGGTACTCGGACCAGCCCCCGGACGACCAGGAGCTGGGCCCGGCCTTCGACGAGGTCCGCAAGAGCCTGAAGCGGAACGCGCCCATGTCCTGGAAGGGCCGCCTGTTCCCGCGGTCGCTGCGGCGAGGCAAGTAG
- a CDS encoding DNA-formamidopyrimidine glycosylase family protein, with protein MPEGDTVFLAGKVLDKALAGKTLVRGEFRVPQLATTDLAGRDVLGVGTVGKHLLTRFSGDLTLHSHLRMDGKWDVSPAGARWRRPAHHARVILATEGVQAVGFRVHDLELVPTDEEHRLVGHLGPDLLDPQWTDELAERAAAALAADPDRELGDALLDQRIMAGIGNMYKVEMCFLLGVTPWTPVSAVDPAKAVALGRKLLKANAWRTSQTTTGELRRGREHWVYERTKPGCFRCGGRLRVAPQGAGHQARPTWFCPKCQTGPAPGG; from the coding sequence ATGCCCGAAGGCGACACCGTCTTCCTCGCAGGCAAGGTCCTCGACAAGGCACTGGCAGGGAAGACCCTCGTACGAGGCGAGTTCAGGGTCCCTCAGCTGGCCACGACGGATCTCGCCGGACGCGACGTGCTCGGCGTCGGCACGGTCGGCAAGCATCTGCTGACGCGCTTCTCGGGCGACCTCACGCTGCACAGCCACCTCCGGATGGACGGCAAGTGGGACGTCTCCCCGGCGGGTGCGCGCTGGCGCCGTCCGGCCCATCACGCGCGCGTCATCTTGGCGACCGAAGGCGTGCAGGCGGTCGGTTTCCGTGTCCACGACCTCGAACTCGTGCCCACGGACGAAGAACACCGCCTGGTCGGGCATCTCGGCCCGGATCTGCTCGATCCACAATGGACGGACGAGCTCGCGGAACGGGCGGCGGCCGCGCTGGCCGCGGACCCGGATCGCGAACTGGGCGACGCCCTGCTGGATCAGCGGATCATGGCCGGGATCGGGAACATGTACAAGGTCGAGATGTGCTTCCTGCTCGGCGTCACGCCGTGGACGCCGGTGTCCGCGGTCGACCCGGCGAAGGCCGTCGCGCTCGGCCGCAAACTGTTGAAGGCCAACGCCTGGCGCACCTCGCAGACGACCACCGGTGAGCTGCGCCGCGGTCGTGAGCACTGGGTCTACGAGCGGACCAAACCGGGCTGTTTCCGCTGCGGCGGACGGCTCCGGGTCGCCCCGCAGGGCGCCGGGCACCAGGCGAGGCCGACCTGGTTCTGCCCGAAATGCCAGACCGGACCCGCTCCGGGCGGCTAA
- a CDS encoding DNA polymerase IV yields MSRYRVTTGATTWPDDTGCGLLHVDMDAFFVSCELRTRPELADKPVVVSGGGPRSVVAAASYVAREFGVRSAMPFSTAKRLCPQLICITPTPGLYGEVSKGVMGIFRELTPLVEPLSLDEAFLDVSGALKRLDSSPARLGAVIRERVAAEFGISCSVGVAKIKFVAKLASGMAKPDGMVVVPAAETLAFLHPLPVSALWGVGKRTEEQLRQQGLDTIADLAAAPLSRLRRSLGRALGDHLYALANGHDEREVVPETPDKSIGAEVTFDVDLHDRSALGLELLRLSERVAATLRRRGLRGRTVSIKVRFADFKTITRARTTAVPVDVARDIHRTAVELLAEHAPSGAVRLIGVRVEGLDTESSGEQLLFDSPEPRWRDAEVAADVARSKFGAAAVRPASLLTPRDQ; encoded by the coding sequence ATGAGCCGCTACCGGGTCACCACCGGGGCCACCACCTGGCCGGACGACACCGGATGCGGCTTGCTGCACGTCGACATGGACGCCTTCTTCGTGTCCTGTGAGCTGCGTACGCGCCCGGAGCTGGCGGACAAGCCGGTGGTCGTCTCCGGTGGCGGTCCGAGGTCGGTCGTGGCGGCCGCGAGCTACGTGGCGCGCGAGTTCGGCGTCCGGTCGGCCATGCCGTTCTCGACGGCCAAGCGGCTCTGCCCGCAGTTGATCTGCATCACCCCGACGCCCGGGCTCTACGGCGAGGTGTCCAAGGGCGTCATGGGGATCTTCCGCGAGCTGACGCCACTGGTGGAGCCGTTGAGCCTGGACGAGGCGTTCCTGGACGTCAGCGGAGCGCTCAAACGGCTGGACTCGTCGCCGGCGCGGCTCGGCGCGGTGATCCGGGAGCGGGTCGCCGCCGAGTTCGGGATCAGCTGCTCGGTCGGCGTCGCGAAGATCAAGTTCGTCGCGAAGCTGGCGTCCGGGATGGCGAAACCGGACGGCATGGTCGTCGTCCCGGCGGCCGAGACGCTCGCGTTCCTGCATCCGCTGCCGGTGTCGGCGCTGTGGGGCGTCGGCAAGCGCACCGAGGAGCAGCTGCGGCAGCAGGGCCTCGACACGATCGCCGACCTCGCCGCCGCGCCGCTGTCCAGGCTGAGACGGTCGCTCGGGCGGGCGCTGGGGGATCACCTCTACGCGCTCGCGAACGGGCACGACGAGCGCGAGGTGGTCCCGGAGACGCCGGACAAGTCGATCGGCGCCGAAGTGACCTTCGACGTCGACCTCCACGACCGCTCGGCGCTCGGGCTGGAACTGCTCCGGCTCTCGGAACGCGTCGCGGCCACCCTGCGCCGCCGGGGGCTGCGCGGGCGGACGGTGTCGATCAAGGTCCGGTTCGCGGATTTCAAGACCATCACGCGCGCCAGGACGACCGCCGTCCCGGTGGATGTGGCCCGCGACATCCACCGCACCGCCGTCGAACTCCTCGCCGAGCACGCGCCGTCGGGCGCAGTCCGCCTGATCGGCGTAAGGGTCGAGGGATTGGACACGGAGAGTAGTGGAGAACAGCTACTTTTCGACTCACCCGAACCCCGTTGGCGGGATGCGGAAGTCGCCGCCGACGTCGCGCGGTCGAAGTTCGGCGCCGCGGCGGTGCGGCCCGCGTCACTGCTGACCCCCCGTGACCAGTGA
- a CDS encoding methyltransferase domain-containing protein has protein sequence MKTDTVATRGSGAVRRVLEAELRAARARGAQQPHVVDVGGGSGGWAVPLASAGCLVTVVEPNPNALATLRRRAEEEGVSGSITVIADDSDALGAHVTAGSADLVLAHGLLEVVDDPAAVLAALATAVKPGGAVSVLVANRHAAILQRALAGRLGEARELLAAESGVLGGGRETVLRRFDAEALSAQLVAVGLEVTSLQGDGVVADFVPGGVREEDLAEFELAAASVSPLRDISSRLHVLARRPA, from the coding sequence ATGAAGACGGACACCGTGGCCACGCGGGGATCGGGGGCGGTTCGCCGGGTTCTCGAAGCAGAACTCCGGGCCGCACGCGCGCGAGGCGCACAACAGCCGCACGTCGTCGACGTCGGAGGCGGCAGCGGCGGCTGGGCGGTGCCGCTCGCCTCGGCGGGCTGCCTGGTGACCGTGGTCGAGCCGAACCCCAACGCGCTGGCGACCCTGCGGCGCCGCGCCGAGGAGGAGGGCGTCTCCGGCAGCATCACGGTGATCGCCGACGACTCCGACGCCCTCGGCGCCCACGTCACGGCCGGATCGGCCGACCTCGTACTCGCGCACGGCCTGCTCGAAGTCGTCGACGACCCGGCGGCGGTGCTCGCGGCGCTGGCCACCGCGGTCAAGCCCGGCGGCGCGGTCTCGGTGCTGGTGGCGAACCGCCACGCCGCGATCCTGCAGCGCGCGCTGGCCGGACGGCTCGGCGAGGCGCGGGAACTGCTCGCGGCCGAGAGCGGCGTGCTGGGAGGCGGCCGGGAGACCGTGCTGCGGCGCTTCGACGCCGAGGCCCTCAGCGCGCAGCTGGTCGCGGTGGGGCTCGAGGTGACCTCTCTGCAGGGCGACGGCGTCGTGGCGGACTTCGTGCCCGGCGGGGTGCGGGAAGAGGACCTGGCGGAATTCGAGCTGGCCGCGGCGTCCGTTTCGCCGTTGCGGGACATCTCCAGCCGGCTGCACGTCCTGGCCCGTCGTCCCGCCTGA